The following are encoded together in the Nocardioides sp. Arc9.136 genome:
- a CDS encoding winged helix DNA-binding domain-containing protein, producing the protein MRHVTDDERRARLGLRHGLVPSARAADVETATAAMTVLHSTEPATPYLSMWARVDGFARADLDRALAADRSLVKQLAMRRTLFVFPRDLLPAAWGSAAARVAATEQARVAKDVVLEGIATDGGSWLRSARSDLLALLAARPDGLTAAELRAALPALGGSTLVSRVLAGLGASAHVVRGTNTQHWRVSRPRWTRMEHWLGEPPAPLPPAEGYAELVRRWLWTFGPGTEVDLVWWLGSTKAAVRAALADLAAVQVRLDGGGTGWLLPGDLDPVATPEDWVALLPVLDPTVVGWKERGWYLGPHAPLLFDRNGNAGTTAWWDGRVVGCWVQDPAGWVHVRLVEDVPAAVRARLDLEAERLTAWLAGERVGTVYPSPAMRPVLEELL; encoded by the coding sequence GTGCGCCACGTGACCGACGACGAACGACGGGCGCGCCTCGGGCTCCGCCACGGCCTCGTGCCGTCCGCGCGGGCGGCGGACGTCGAGACGGCCACCGCCGCCATGACCGTCCTGCACTCGACTGAGCCGGCGACGCCGTACCTCTCGATGTGGGCGCGCGTCGACGGGTTCGCCCGCGCCGACCTGGACCGGGCGCTCGCGGCGGACCGCAGCCTGGTCAAGCAGCTGGCGATGCGGCGCACCCTGTTCGTCTTCCCGCGCGACCTGCTGCCGGCGGCGTGGGGGAGCGCGGCCGCACGGGTGGCGGCGACCGAGCAGGCGCGCGTCGCCAAGGACGTCGTGCTCGAGGGGATCGCGACCGACGGCGGCTCCTGGCTGCGCTCGGCGCGCTCGGACCTGCTCGCGCTGCTCGCTGCACGGCCCGACGGGCTGACCGCGGCCGAGCTCCGCGCGGCGCTGCCGGCCCTCGGTGGCTCCACCCTCGTCTCGCGCGTGCTGGCCGGGCTCGGCGCCTCCGCCCACGTCGTGCGCGGCACCAACACGCAGCACTGGCGGGTGTCGCGGCCGCGCTGGACCCGCATGGAGCACTGGCTCGGGGAGCCGCCGGCCCCGCTTCCGCCCGCGGAGGGGTACGCCGAGCTGGTGCGGCGCTGGCTGTGGACCTTCGGGCCCGGCACGGAGGTGGACCTGGTCTGGTGGCTCGGCTCGACCAAGGCAGCGGTGCGTGCGGCCCTCGCGGACCTGGCCGCGGTCCAGGTGCGCCTCGACGGCGGCGGCACGGGCTGGCTGCTGCCCGGGGACCTCGACCCGGTCGCCACCCCGGAGGACTGGGTGGCGCTGCTCCCGGTGCTCGACCCGACGGTGGTGGGCTGGAAGGAGCGCGGCTGGTACCTGGGCCCGCACGCCCCGCTGCTCTTCGACCGCAACGGCAACGCCGGCACCACCGCCTGGTGGGACGGGCGCGTCGTCGGCTGCTGGGTGCAGGACCCCGCGGGGTGGGTGCACGTCCGGCTCGTCGAGGACGTGCCCGCAGCCGTCCGCGCGCGGCTCGACCTCGAGGCGGAGCGGTTGACCGCCTGGCTGGCGGGGGAGCGTGTGGGCACCGTCTACCCCTCGCCGGCCATGCGACCGGTCCTGGAGGAGCTGCTGTGA
- a CDS encoding DUF4190 domain-containing protein, with product MTQPPPYQPPHPAWTPQPPPPVPGRATAALVLGVLSLTCLGFLSGIPAMVLGRSAGREIAASGGRLGGDGIATAGFVTGLVGTLLSALALLALVGMFVLLGVTFDRNLDRLEEIERTPTPSCSPGSAPFADPLLEDCRP from the coding sequence GTGACCCAGCCACCGCCGTACCAGCCACCGCACCCCGCCTGGACGCCGCAGCCCCCGCCGCCGGTCCCCGGCCGCGCGACGGCAGCGCTCGTCCTCGGTGTCCTCTCGCTCACCTGCCTGGGCTTCCTGAGCGGCATCCCCGCGATGGTGCTGGGCCGTTCGGCGGGCCGCGAGATCGCCGCGTCCGGCGGCCGCCTCGGAGGTGACGGCATCGCCACCGCCGGCTTCGTCACCGGCCTCGTCGGCACGCTGCTGTCCGCGCTGGCCCTCCTGGCCCTGGTGGGCATGTTCGTGCTGCTCGGCGTGACCTTCGACCGGAACCTGGACCGCCTCGAGGAGATCGAGCGGACGCCCACGCCGAGCTGCAGCCCCGGGTCGGCCCCGTTCGCCGATCCCCTGCTCGAGGACTGCCGGCCGTAG
- a CDS encoding TIGR03936 family radical SAM-associated protein, whose product MRQQPEQQAPPVQRLRIRYAKRGRLRFTSHRDFSRAFERAVFRARIPMAYSSGFNPHPRISYAGAAPTGSASEAEYLEIGLAAVLDPADVHVSLEEALPSGLDVLEVVESPGGSLADLLEGSHWWADIAAQPMEAATAVDAFLATGSVVVERMTKKGLRELDCRVPVVSLVAGPAPEGSPAGARLDLVLRHAVPSIRPDDVLSGLAQVSALAVGPAPLLTRVAQGPLDETTGEIGDPLRARA is encoded by the coding sequence GTGCGTCAGCAGCCCGAGCAGCAAGCCCCGCCGGTCCAGCGGCTGCGGATCCGGTACGCCAAGCGCGGCCGGCTGCGGTTCACCAGCCACCGCGACTTCAGCCGCGCCTTCGAGCGCGCGGTGTTCCGCGCCCGCATCCCCATGGCGTACTCCTCCGGCTTCAACCCGCACCCGCGCATCTCGTACGCCGGTGCGGCACCGACCGGGTCGGCGAGCGAGGCCGAGTACCTCGAGATCGGGCTCGCGGCGGTCCTCGACCCCGCCGACGTCCACGTCAGCCTGGAGGAGGCCCTGCCCTCCGGGCTCGACGTCCTCGAGGTCGTGGAGTCGCCCGGCGGCTCCCTCGCGGACCTGCTCGAGGGCAGCCACTGGTGGGCAGACATCGCCGCCCAGCCGATGGAGGCGGCGACCGCGGTCGACGCGTTCCTCGCCACCGGGTCGGTGGTCGTCGAGCGGATGACCAAGAAGGGACTGCGGGAGCTGGACTGCCGGGTCCCCGTGGTCTCGCTCGTCGCCGGGCCCGCGCCGGAGGGTTCCCCGGCCGGCGCGCGGCTCGACCTGGTGCTGCGACACGCCGTGCCGTCGATCCGTCCCGACGACGTCCTGAGCGGACTCGCCCAGGTCTCGGCGTTGGCGGTCGGCCCGGCGCCACTGCTCACCCGGGTCGCCCAGGGCCCGCTCGACGAGACCACCGGGGAGATCGGCGACCCGCTGCGCGCGCGGGCATGA
- a CDS encoding Rne/Rng family ribonuclease, whose product MADDDLQVAPTDTTVGTTPGAVPGDTPEGDAAPARKTAARKSAAKKAPAAKKATAAKTTAAKKTTAKRTAKKAAVAAEAELPIADAAPVEAPGDAPVDVAPEAVDAVGTEVAAEAGEAPPAKKAAAKRTAKKTTGKKASTRKTAAAKAADADAPVEQPADQAPVEQPADQAPAEPTAEPATEAARSAAVPLFQAPEPVKAPARRTRKKAVAAPAPVAEVEDEAVDGAAAGETDEAELTEVAPGEPTVEPPADADDSEDDTESGTDTDDADTESDSESDTDEDQDQDQDGEGGGNGRRRRRRGGRRRRKSGGGGNGESGEGGSEATAEDDEAPAAGRNQRGRGQGGQSGNGSGDTSGDKSGDASGQAEDETSEQGKDEPESGEGSSSRRRRRRRRSGEGGDANEGGEDSEKTVTRVRQGRTGEDQITAVSGSTRLEAKKQRRREGREAGRRRAPIVSEAEFLARREAVDRVMIIRQRDELTQIGVLEDKVLVEHYVARESQTSLIGNVYLGRVQNVLPSMEAAFIDIGKGRNAVLYAGEVNWSALGHREGQPRKIESVLSSGQSVLVQVTKDPIGHKGARLTSQVSLAGRFLVYVPDGTTSGISRKLPDTERGRLKALLKEIVPDTAGVIVRTAAEGASEDELTRDVERLKARWEDIEKKAKGSAPQLLYGEPDLTLKVVRDLFTEDFSRLVIEGQDAWDTVQGYVQHVAPDLAERLERYEPSEHDGKDVFAAHRVEEQIAKALDRKVWLPSGGSLIIDRTEAMTVIDVNTGKFTGSGGNLEETVTKNNLEAAEEVVRQLRLRDIGGIIVVDFIDMVLESNRDLVLRRLVECLGRDRTRHQVAEVTSLGLVQMTRKRIGTGLVESFSENCEHCQGRGVVIHDAPVEARKGAEDEGRGRSGRRRGGKGRGDDDQQQGSGKQNGGQHGGQHGGQDGGAKVPTPAELAAMARHDEKQADQKQADQKQADQKQADQKQADQKQADQKQADVPARVEPTADPAKQPAAEQAPEQAAGSAPEPAAEAPAVPLDQAPAEPAAPRVVTRTRRRSASRPAGQPATVTVSEPVSISEPASPEAPATAEAVEPLETTPATPVETPPPPRVVTRTRGRSATRPAGPPAGAQAGGGAAVDGAAATDGQASGQDSGQDSGQGVDDSSVEAVPVKKRSPRKR is encoded by the coding sequence ATGGCTGACGACGACCTGCAGGTCGCCCCCACCGACACCACCGTGGGCACCACCCCCGGCGCCGTCCCGGGGGACACCCCCGAGGGCGACGCCGCGCCGGCGCGCAAGACCGCCGCGCGCAAGAGCGCGGCGAAGAAGGCGCCCGCCGCGAAGAAGGCGACGGCGGCCAAGACCACCGCCGCCAAGAAGACCACCGCCAAGCGGACCGCCAAGAAGGCAGCGGTCGCCGCCGAGGCCGAGCTCCCGATCGCGGACGCCGCTCCGGTCGAGGCGCCCGGCGACGCTCCGGTCGACGTCGCGCCCGAGGCGGTCGACGCGGTCGGCACCGAGGTGGCTGCCGAGGCGGGCGAGGCGCCGCCGGCGAAGAAGGCGGCCGCCAAGCGCACCGCGAAGAAGACCACGGGCAAGAAGGCCAGCACGCGCAAGACGGCCGCCGCCAAGGCCGCCGACGCCGACGCGCCCGTCGAGCAGCCCGCCGACCAGGCGCCCGTCGAGCAGCCCGCCGACCAGGCGCCGGCCGAGCCGACCGCCGAGCCCGCGACCGAGGCGGCCCGCAGCGCCGCCGTACCGCTCTTCCAGGCGCCCGAGCCCGTCAAGGCGCCGGCACGCCGTACCCGCAAGAAGGCCGTCGCCGCCCCGGCGCCGGTCGCCGAGGTCGAGGACGAGGCCGTCGACGGCGCGGCCGCCGGCGAGACCGACGAGGCCGAGCTGACCGAGGTCGCCCCCGGCGAGCCGACGGTCGAGCCGCCCGCGGACGCCGACGACAGCGAGGACGACACCGAGTCGGGCACCGACACCGACGACGCGGACACCGAGTCGGACAGCGAGTCGGACACCGACGAGGACCAGGACCAGGACCAGGACGGCGAGGGTGGCGGCAACGGCCGTCGTCGGCGCCGTCGCGGCGGTCGCCGCCGTCGCAAGTCCGGCGGGGGCGGCAACGGTGAGTCCGGCGAGGGCGGCTCCGAGGCCACCGCCGAGGACGACGAGGCCCCGGCGGCCGGCCGCAACCAGCGCGGCAGGGGCCAGGGCGGGCAGTCCGGGAACGGCTCCGGCGACACGTCGGGCGACAAGTCCGGCGATGCCTCCGGCCAGGCCGAGGACGAGACGTCTGAGCAGGGCAAGGACGAGCCGGAGTCCGGCGAGGGCTCCTCCTCGCGGCGCCGCCGGCGTCGCCGCCGCTCGGGCGAGGGCGGGGACGCCAACGAGGGTGGCGAGGACTCGGAGAAGACCGTCACGCGGGTCCGCCAGGGCCGCACTGGCGAGGACCAGATCACCGCGGTCTCCGGCTCCACCCGCCTCGAGGCCAAGAAGCAGCGCCGTCGCGAGGGCCGCGAGGCCGGCCGCCGCCGTGCGCCGATCGTGAGCGAGGCCGAGTTCCTGGCCCGCCGCGAGGCCGTCGACCGGGTCATGATCATCCGCCAGCGCGACGAGCTCACCCAGATCGGCGTGCTCGAGGACAAGGTGCTCGTCGAGCACTACGTCGCCCGCGAGTCGCAGACCTCGCTGATCGGCAACGTCTACCTCGGTCGCGTCCAGAACGTCCTGCCCTCGATGGAGGCGGCGTTCATCGACATCGGCAAGGGCCGCAACGCGGTGCTCTACGCCGGCGAGGTCAACTGGTCCGCGCTCGGCCACCGCGAGGGCCAGCCCCGCAAGATCGAGTCGGTGCTCTCCTCGGGCCAGTCGGTGCTCGTCCAGGTCACCAAGGACCCGATCGGCCACAAGGGCGCCCGGCTGACCAGCCAGGTCAGCCTCGCCGGCCGGTTCCTGGTCTACGTGCCCGACGGCACCACCAGCGGCATCTCCCGCAAGCTGCCCGACACCGAGCGCGGCCGCCTCAAGGCGCTGCTCAAGGAGATCGTCCCCGACACCGCCGGGGTGATCGTGCGGACCGCCGCCGAGGGCGCCAGCGAGGACGAGCTGACCCGCGACGTCGAGCGGCTCAAGGCGCGCTGGGAGGACATCGAGAAGAAGGCCAAGGGCAGCGCCCCGCAGCTGCTGTACGGCGAGCCGGACCTGACCCTCAAGGTGGTCCGCGACCTGTTCACCGAGGACTTCTCCCGGCTCGTCATCGAGGGCCAGGACGCCTGGGACACCGTGCAGGGCTACGTCCAGCACGTCGCCCCGGACCTCGCCGAGCGGCTGGAGCGCTACGAGCCCTCCGAGCACGACGGCAAGGACGTCTTCGCCGCCCACCGGGTCGAGGAGCAGATCGCCAAGGCGCTCGACCGCAAGGTCTGGTTGCCCTCCGGCGGGTCGCTGATCATCGACCGCACCGAGGCGATGACGGTCATCGACGTCAACACCGGCAAGTTCACCGGCTCCGGGGGCAACCTCGAGGAGACGGTCACCAAGAACAACCTGGAGGCGGCCGAGGAGGTCGTGCGCCAGCTCCGGCTGCGCGACATCGGCGGCATCATCGTCGTCGACTTCATCGACATGGTCCTGGAGTCCAACCGCGACCTGGTGCTGCGCCGCCTCGTCGAGTGCCTGGGCCGCGACCGCACGCGCCACCAGGTCGCCGAGGTGACCTCGCTCGGGCTCGTGCAGATGACCCGCAAGCGCATCGGCACCGGCCTGGTCGAGTCGTTCTCGGAGAACTGCGAGCACTGCCAGGGACGCGGCGTGGTCATCCACGACGCGCCCGTCGAGGCCCGCAAGGGTGCCGAGGACGAGGGTCGCGGTCGCAGCGGCCGTCGCCGCGGCGGCAAGGGCCGGGGCGACGACGACCAGCAGCAGGGGTCGGGCAAGCAGAACGGCGGCCAGCACGGTGGCCAGCACGGTGGCCAGGACGGCGGCGCGAAGGTGCCGACGCCGGCGGAGCTCGCCGCGATGGCGCGCCACGACGAGAAGCAGGCCGACCAGAAGCAGGCCGACCAGAAGCAGGCCGACCAGAAGCAGGCCGACCAGAAGCAGGCCGACCAGAAGCAGGCCGACCAGAAGCAGGCCGACGTCCCGGCGCGGGTCGAGCCGACGGCCGACCCCGCGAAGCAGCCGGCCGCCGAGCAGGCCCCGGAGCAGGCTGCTGGGTCGGCACCCGAGCCCGCTGCGGAGGCACCTGCCGTGCCGCTCGACCAGGCGCCGGCCGAGCCGGCGGCGCCCCGGGTGGTGACCCGCACCCGTCGCCGTTCGGCCAGCCGTCCGGCCGGCCAGCCCGCCACCGTCACGGTGAGCGAGCCGGTCTCGATCAGCGAGCCGGCCTCCCCGGAGGCCCCGGCCACCGCCGAGGCCGTCGAGCCGCTCGAGACGACCCCGGCGACGCCGGTGGAGACGCCGCCCCCGCCGCGTGTGGTGACCCGCACGCGCGGTCGCAGCGCCACCCGTCCGGCCGGTCCGCCCGCAGGGGCCCAGGCCGGCGGTGGGGCCGCCGTGGACGGCGCCGCGGCCACCGATGGCCAGGCCTCGGGCCAGGACTCCGGCCAGGACTCCGGCCAGGGCGTGGACGACTCCTCGGTCGAGGCCGTGCCCGTGAAGAAGCGGAGCCCGCGCAAGCGCTGA
- the rplU gene encoding 50S ribosomal protein L21, whose translation MYAIVRAGAKQQKVAVGDVIEIDKVATAAGDSLTLPVVLVVDGETVTSDSAKLGGASVTAEVVGATKGPKIIIQKYKNKTGYKKRQGHRQKYTQVKVTDISL comes from the coding sequence GTGTACGCGATCGTGCGCGCAGGCGCCAAGCAGCAGAAGGTTGCCGTGGGCGACGTCATCGAGATCGACAAGGTCGCGACGGCCGCCGGTGACTCCCTCACCCTCCCCGTCGTGCTCGTGGTCGACGGCGAGACCGTCACCTCCGACTCCGCCAAGCTCGGCGGCGCCTCGGTGACCGCCGAGGTCGTCGGTGCCACCAAGGGCCCGAAGATCATCATCCAGAAGTACAAGAACAAGACCGGCTACAAGAAGCGCCAGGGTCACCGCCAGAAGTACACCCAGGTCAAGGTCACCGACATCTCCCTCTGA
- the rpmA gene encoding 50S ribosomal protein L27 yields MAHKKGAASTKNGRDSNAQRLGVKRFGGQAVNAGEIIVRQRGTHFHPGSGVGRGGDDTLFALVPGAVEFGTRRGRRVVNIVPGE; encoded by the coding sequence ATGGCACACAAGAAGGGCGCGGCGTCGACCAAGAACGGTCGCGACTCCAACGCGCAGCGTCTGGGCGTCAAGCGCTTCGGCGGCCAGGCCGTCAACGCCGGCGAGATCATCGTCCGCCAGCGCGGCACCCACTTCCACCCGGGCAGCGGCGTCGGCCGTGGCGGCGACGACACGCTGTTCGCGCTCGTTCCCGGTGCGGTCGAGTTCGGCACCCGCCGTGGTCGTCGCGTCGTGAACATCGTCCCGGGCGAGTGA
- the obgE gene encoding GTPase ObgE, producing the protein MAVPTFVDRVTLHVAAGRGGNGVASVHREKFKPLGGPDGGNGGPGGSVILRVDPQITTLVEYHHSPKRRAEHGGQGAGAHRNGGHGADLVLPVPDGTVVSLRDGTVLADLVGGGTELVIAQGGRGGLGNAALASSKRKAPGFALLGEPGEELDIVLELKVVADIGLVGFPSAGKSSLIAAISRARPKIADYPFTTLVPNLGVVTAGDTTFTVADVPGLIEGASEGRGLGHDFLRHIERCAAIVHVIDTATIEPGRNPVDDLDVIENELSRYGGLEDRPRLVALNKVDVPDGSDLADITIEDLRARGLTVLPVSAASGAGLRELTFAMAAIVEASRAATPVAETKRIVLRPAGADGGDDFTITATNDGWRVRGTKPERWVRQTDFSNDEAVGFLADRLNRLGVEDRLVKLGAEEGDTVLIGHPDNAVVFDFKPGMEAGAEMLGRRGEDQRFDESRPAARRRRAIDELMDDRVEGETRADVARRLDRPAGPTSYEIGTAEDPDWAEDDPGE; encoded by the coding sequence ATGGCCGTCCCCACGTTCGTCGACCGCGTGACCCTGCACGTCGCAGCCGGGCGCGGTGGGAACGGCGTCGCGTCCGTCCACCGCGAGAAGTTCAAGCCGCTCGGCGGGCCCGACGGCGGCAACGGCGGGCCCGGCGGCTCGGTCATCCTGCGCGTCGACCCGCAGATCACCACGCTCGTCGAGTACCACCACAGCCCCAAGCGCCGCGCCGAGCACGGCGGGCAGGGCGCGGGCGCCCACCGCAACGGCGGCCACGGCGCCGACCTGGTGCTGCCGGTGCCCGACGGCACCGTCGTGAGCCTGCGCGACGGAACGGTGCTGGCCGACCTCGTCGGCGGCGGCACCGAGCTGGTCATCGCCCAGGGTGGCCGCGGCGGCCTCGGCAACGCCGCGCTGGCCAGCAGCAAGCGCAAGGCGCCCGGCTTCGCCCTGCTCGGCGAGCCCGGCGAGGAGCTCGACATCGTGCTCGAGCTCAAGGTCGTGGCCGACATCGGCCTGGTCGGCTTCCCGAGCGCCGGCAAGTCCAGCCTGATCGCCGCGATCTCCCGGGCGCGCCCGAAGATCGCCGACTACCCGTTCACGACGCTGGTGCCGAACCTCGGCGTGGTCACGGCCGGCGACACGACGTTCACCGTCGCCGACGTGCCGGGCCTGATCGAGGGCGCCAGCGAGGGCCGCGGCCTGGGCCACGACTTCCTGCGCCACATCGAGCGCTGCGCGGCGATCGTCCACGTCATCGACACCGCCACCATCGAGCCGGGTCGCAACCCGGTGGACGACCTCGACGTCATCGAGAACGAGCTGAGCCGGTACGGCGGCCTCGAGGACCGGCCGCGCCTCGTCGCGCTCAACAAGGTCGACGTCCCCGACGGCTCCGACCTCGCCGACATCACCATCGAGGACCTGCGTGCGCGCGGCCTCACCGTCCTCCCCGTCTCCGCCGCGTCCGGCGCCGGCCTGCGCGAGCTGACCTTCGCGATGGCCGCGATCGTCGAGGCCTCCCGCGCCGCCACGCCGGTGGCGGAGACCAAGCGGATCGTGCTGCGCCCGGCCGGGGCCGACGGCGGCGACGACTTCACCATCACCGCGACCAACGACGGCTGGCGGGTGCGCGGCACCAAGCCGGAGCGCTGGGTCCGCCAGACCGACTTCAGCAACGACGAGGCCGTCGGCTTCCTCGCCGACCGGCTCAACCGTCTCGGCGTCGAGGACCGGCTCGTCAAGCTCGGCGCGGAGGAGGGAGACACCGTCCTCATCGGCCACCCCGACAACGCGGTCGTCTTCGACTTCAAGCCCGGGATGGAGGCCGGCGCGGAGATGCTCGGCCGCCGCGGCGAGGACCAGCGCTTCGACGAGTCCCGACCCGCCGCCCGCCGCCGCCGCGCGATCGACGAGCTGATGGACGACCGCGTCGAGGGCGAGACCCGCGCCGACGTCGCCCGCCGGCTGGACCGGCCGGCCGGTCCCACGTCGTACGAGATCGGGACCGCGGAGGACCCCGACTGGGCCGAGGACGACCCGGGTGAGTGA
- the proB gene encoding glutamate 5-kinase, protein MSEAPSSRAEVTGARRVVVKVGSSSLTTAAGGIDPERVSRLVDVLAAVRARGAEVVLVSSGAIAAGLAPLGLRTRPRGLAAQQAAASVGQGLLVHRYTEELARHGVVAGQVLLTVHDVTRRAHYRNAHQTLAKLLELGVLPIVNENDTVATTEIRFGDNDRLAALVAHLVHADLLVLLSDVDGLYDAAPSVPGSRLLGDVVSEADLAAVDIGGTGSAGVGTGGMQTKVEAARIATGAGVPVVLTSADRAGDALAGDRVGTLFHATGRRRPTRLLWLAHATEPLGSLVLDAGAVRAVVERRASLLAAGVTGVTGTFQAGDPVDVVGPDGVVVGRGLVNFDSEELPDLLGRSSRELAQELGAAYEREVVHRDDLVLV, encoded by the coding sequence GTGAGTGAGGCGCCGTCCAGCAGGGCGGAGGTGACCGGTGCCCGCCGCGTGGTGGTCAAGGTCGGCTCCTCCTCGCTGACCACCGCCGCCGGCGGCATCGACCCCGAGCGGGTCAGCCGCCTCGTCGACGTGCTCGCCGCGGTCCGCGCGCGCGGCGCGGAGGTCGTGCTGGTCTCCTCGGGCGCGATCGCGGCCGGCCTCGCCCCGCTGGGCCTGCGCACCCGCCCCCGCGGCCTGGCCGCCCAGCAGGCCGCCGCGTCGGTGGGCCAGGGGCTGCTCGTGCACCGCTACACCGAGGAGCTCGCCCGGCACGGGGTCGTCGCCGGGCAGGTGCTGCTCACGGTGCACGACGTGACCCGCCGCGCGCACTACCGCAACGCCCACCAGACGCTCGCGAAGCTCCTCGAGCTCGGCGTGCTGCCGATCGTCAACGAGAACGACACGGTCGCCACCACCGAGATCCGCTTCGGCGACAACGATCGGCTGGCCGCGCTGGTCGCCCACCTGGTCCACGCCGACCTCCTGGTCCTGCTCTCCGACGTCGACGGGCTGTACGACGCCGCGCCCTCGGTGCCGGGCAGCCGGCTGCTCGGCGACGTGGTCTCCGAGGCCGACCTGGCCGCGGTCGACATCGGCGGGACCGGCTCGGCCGGCGTCGGCACCGGTGGGATGCAGACCAAGGTCGAGGCCGCCCGGATCGCCACCGGCGCCGGCGTCCCCGTCGTGCTCACCTCCGCCGACCGGGCCGGCGACGCGCTGGCCGGCGACCGGGTGGGCACGCTCTTCCACGCCACCGGGCGCCGTCGCCCGACCCGGCTCCTGTGGCTGGCGCACGCGACTGAGCCGCTCGGCTCGCTCGTGCTCGACGCGGGTGCGGTGCGGGCCGTGGTCGAGCGGCGGGCCTCGCTCCTGGCGGCCGGTGTCACCGGGGTGACCGGCACCTTCCAGGCCGGTGACCCGGTCGACGTGGTCGGGCCCGACGGCGTCGTCGTGGGGCGCGGCCTGGTCAACTTCGACTCCGAGGAGCTCCCCGACCTGCTGGGGCGGTCCTCGCGCGAGCTCGCGCAGGAGCTCGGCGCGGCGTACGAGCGCGAGGTCGTCCACCGCGACGACCTCGTCCTGGTCTGA
- a CDS encoding endonuclease/exonuclease/phosphatase family protein: protein MRDHLGLTLVTLLLLPAVVLTALRLGDPSWGPAVRAVSFAPYALPLYAAALVVGGIVHARWRGRLELVPVALAAVGLALHGWWLAPYWLGPNPPAARGAEPLVVVTSNLFQGEGDALGLVELASAEEADLLVVNEVTGPALRRMRSAGIDDVLPYSVGGPETDPVVGTMVFSRVPLSEPRRLDTPLGSWKVDVGGPGGLTLLAVHPGAPLDADGWRRDHDTVRRAAVRGGADLVVGDLNATLDHAPLRRLVDAGYRDAVELTNAGYRPTWPENGLFGPLGVLPALVQIDHVLVGEDLAARSARTVALGGTDHRAVVAVLAPQ from the coding sequence GTGCGCGACCACCTCGGCCTCACCCTGGTGACGCTGCTGCTCCTGCCCGCCGTCGTGCTCACCGCCCTCCGGCTGGGCGACCCGTCCTGGGGGCCGGCGGTCCGGGCGGTGTCCTTCGCCCCCTACGCGCTCCCGCTGTACGCCGCCGCGCTGGTCGTCGGCGGGATCGTGCACGCCCGGTGGCGCGGCCGGCTGGAGCTCGTGCCGGTGGCGCTCGCGGCGGTCGGCCTGGCCCTGCACGGGTGGTGGCTCGCGCCGTACTGGCTGGGGCCCAACCCGCCCGCCGCCCGCGGCGCCGAGCCGCTCGTCGTGGTGACGTCCAACCTGTTCCAGGGCGAGGGTGACGCGCTCGGGCTGGTCGAGCTGGCCAGCGCCGAGGAGGCCGACCTGCTGGTGGTCAACGAGGTCACCGGCCCGGCGCTGCGGCGGATGCGCTCGGCCGGCATCGACGACGTCCTGCCGTACTCCGTCGGCGGGCCCGAGACCGACCCCGTCGTGGGGACCATGGTCTTCAGCCGGGTGCCGCTGTCCGAGCCGCGCCGCCTCGACACGCCCCTGGGCTCCTGGAAGGTCGACGTCGGGGGACCGGGCGGGCTGACCCTGCTCGCCGTCCACCCCGGCGCGCCGCTCGACGCGGACGGCTGGCGACGCGACCACGACACCGTGCGCCGCGCCGCGGTCCGTGGCGGGGCCGACCTCGTCGTCGGCGACCTGAACGCCACCCTCGACCACGCCCCGCTCCGGCGGCTCGTCGACGCCGGCTACCGCGACGCCGTCGAGCTCACCAACGCCGGCTACCGGCCGACCTGGCCCGAGAACGGGCTGTTCGGCCCGCTCGGGGTCCTGCCCGCGCTGGTCCAGATCGACCACGTGCTCGTGGGCGAGGACCTCGCCGCCCGCTCCGCGCGGACCGTCGCCCTCGGCGGCACCGACCACCGCGCCGTCGTCGCGGTGCTCGCGCCCCAGTGA